A window from Drosophila miranda strain MSH22 chromosome Y unlocalized genomic scaffold, D.miranda_PacBio2.1 Contig_Y2_pilon, whole genome shotgun sequence encodes these proteins:
- the LOC117194092 gene encoding Bardet-Biedl syndrome 4 protein homolog isoform X1, translating into MAFQYLTFFHAVSSLRKSVWLSPLNYNALYNLSLIYIASEQYASAFHTLAAAINLRKDNAECYMLLGLCLRKLDDVDNAFVALERSSSMATGQHGAGRNPLVLLNFALFCYETGRLALATEQYNRFMGQAQDLMLPTEYKFQATKLKSLLRISNQGNRMLLEAAESDEAALATAPDLRPDELPLEVNAVVSQN; encoded by the exons ATGGCATTTCAATACTTAACCTTTTTCCATGCCGTTTCATCGCTGCGCAAATCCGTTTGGCTCTCGCCGCTTAATTACAATGCTCTCTACAACTTGAGCCTCATCTACATAGCCT CTGAACAATACGCCAGTGCTTTTCACACGCTGGCCGCAGCCATAAACCTGCGCAAGGACAATGCCGAGTGCTACATGCTCTTGGGCC TCTGTCTGCGCAAGCTGGACGACGTGGACAACGCGTTCGTGGCTCTCGAGCGGTCCAGTAGCATGGCCACTGGCCAGCATGGCGCCGGACGTAATCCTTTGGTGCTCCTGAACTTTGCCCTCTTCTGTTACGAGACGGGACGCCTCGCTTTGGCCACGGAGCAGTACAATCGATTCATGGGCCAGGCCCAGGACCTGATGCTGCCCACGGAA TACAAGTTCCAGGCAACGAAACTCAAGTCTCTGCTTCGTATCTCGAATCAAGGAAATAGAATGCTGCTGGAGGCCGCAGAGTCGGATGAGGCGGCATTGGCAACGGCGCCGGACCTGCGGCCAGATGAGCTGCCACTGGAGGTGAATGCCGTTGTCAGCCAGAACTAA
- the LOC117194092 gene encoding Bardet-Biedl syndrome 4 protein homolog isoform X2, whose protein sequence is MLLGLCLRKLDDVDNAFVALERSSSMATGQHGAGRNPLVLLNFALFCYETGRLALATEQYNRFMGQAQDLMLPTEYKFQATKLKSLLRISNQGNRMLLEAAESDEAALATAPDLRPDELPLEVNAVVSQN, encoded by the exons ATGCTCTTGGGCC TCTGTCTGCGCAAGCTGGACGACGTGGACAACGCGTTCGTGGCTCTCGAGCGGTCCAGTAGCATGGCCACTGGCCAGCATGGCGCCGGACGTAATCCTTTGGTGCTCCTGAACTTTGCCCTCTTCTGTTACGAGACGGGACGCCTCGCTTTGGCCACGGAGCAGTACAATCGATTCATGGGCCAGGCCCAGGACCTGATGCTGCCCACGGAA TACAAGTTCCAGGCAACGAAACTCAAGTCTCTGCTTCGTATCTCGAATCAAGGAAATAGAATGCTGCTGGAGGCCGCAGAGTCGGATGAGGCGGCATTGGCAACGGCGCCGGACCTGCGGCCAGATGAGCTGCCACTGGAGGTGAATGCCGTTGTCAGCCAGAACTAA